Within the Deinococcus peraridilitoris DSM 19664 genome, the region GACCCGCCCGGCGTGAGTGGACAGCACCCGCCACCCCACGTCTCCACCGACTCCCTCCGCGTTGAGCAGCAGGGTCAGCTGGACGACCGCGCCGATCACGGCGAGAAATAGCCCGGCAGCCACGAACGCCGGAGGCAGCCTCGTACGCGCGCCGTGCCACACGAAGCGCTCGCTGATCAACCCGCCCAGCGCCAAACTGAGCCCCAGGAACAGCAGCGCCTTGGCCACCACGGGAGGCCAGGGAACGCGCTGCGCGTTGCTGAGCGCTTCGGTGGGAACCGCTCCGGCGTTCCCTACGCCGAAGGCGAACTCACCCGCGGAGAGGTGCCCGTCGGACGCCAGCACCTGCCACTCCACCACGTACACACCCTCGTCCAGCGGCGGAAGGGGCGCGGTGAGCTCCCGCCCGCCCGAGGTGGGTTGCGCGGGGGGCAAGGGTACCTCCTTCCCACTCAACGTGCGCAGGCGCACGCGCTGGGAGTTCACCGCGAACGGTTCGCTGAAGGTCAGCAGCACCTGTGGCGGACCGACGGGCTTGCGCGCGCCGCCGCGCGGGTCGGTGTCCACCAGGAACGCGTGCGCGGACACCTGCATGCCCAGCACGGCGAGCAGCACCACCACCCGTACCAGCCAGGGCAGCACTTCGCGCGGCAGGAGGGTCGAGAGAGACACGAGCAGCACACGCTGACTTTAGAACGACCCTGTTAAATGCGGGTAAAGCCGTGCTTCACCCGTCGCGCGCGGACCGGCGGTGGTGCTCTTCGAAAATCCGCTCAGCGAGGTACTCGGCGTCGCGCCCTACCCCGCCGAGCAGCGCCGACGAGCGGGTGTGCTGCCAGGACAATCCCAGGAAGTACACGCCGGGCACGCTCGTCACGCCCCGCGCGTGCAGCGGCTCGCCCCGATCGTTGAGGACGGGCAGGTCCAGCCATGCGTACCCCCCGCGGTAGCCGGTGGCCCACACGACCGCGCCAAAGGACGCTACGGTCCCGTCCTCGAAGTGCACCACGCGCCCGACCGCGCCGGTCACGCGTGGTCTGACCTTCAGTTTCCGGGCCGTCAGGTTGGTGCCGATCAGCGGGTCATGCCCGCGCAGGAACGCGCCCAGTGGGGTGTCCACGGAACGGTCGAACAACCTCACCCGGTCACTCCAGTCGAAAATGTCACGGCCCAGCAGACGCTGCGGCAAGCGCGGCTGCCTGCGCCCGAGCGCAACGGTCACCTGGTGCGTACGCGTCAGCTCCTCGGCGATCTGCGCGCCGCTGTTCCCACAGCCAACTACCAGCACCCGCCCAGCAGGCAGCTGCGCGGGATGGCGGTACGCGCTGGAGTGCAGCTGAAGTACGCCCGGGTCGAGGTGACGCGCGAACGGTGGAATGAACGGCACGCCGAACGCCCCCACCGCGATCACCACCTGGCGGGCACGCAGCGCCCCACGGTCGGTCACCGCGGTGAACGTGCCGTCACGCGCGTGCAGTCGCGTCACGCGGGTGGCAAGCTGCACGGGCAACGCGAAGGTCCGCGCGTACGCGCGCAAGTACCCGGCGACGTCATCCTTGCCGGGGTAGTGTTCGGGGTCACCCGGAAAGGGCAGGCCGGGCAGAGCATTGCGTTTGGCGGGAGTGAAGAGCCGCAGGGAATCGTAGCGCGTCTGCCACACGTGACCGATTTCCGGCGCGGCGTCCACCAGTTGGAAGCGCAGGTTCGTGTGACGCAGGAAATACCCGGCGGCGAGACCGGCCTGCCCAGCGCCGATGACGAGCACATCCAGGAGATCGCTCATTCAGTCACTCTAAGCCCGTGACCGGCCACTGCACCAAAGGGCACGCGAGGAAGGCTGCTTCCACTTCAGGAAGGTCTTCCTGCCCTCGCACTCGTGGTCAGTCAGTTTACTTCGACGGGAAGTCCCGCCGCCCGCCAGTCCGGCAGGCCGACGTCGAGCCTCCGCGCGTCGAACCCCCGCTGCCGGAGCAGATTCACGGCCTCGTCCGAGTACACGCAGTACGGACCGCGGCAATACGCCACGATGACGCCTTCACGAGGGAGTTCCGGCAGGACATCCTCAAGCTGCTCGACGGGCACGGAACGCGCCCCTGGAATGTGACCCGCCTGGAACTCCGTTTCCGGTCGGACATCCAGGATCACGACGTCGTCGAGACGCTCACGCAGTTCGTCGATGGTGACCGCTTCGAGCGTGTCGCGCTGGCTCAAGTACGTCCGGACGACCTGCCGGATCTCCGCGACTCGGGCGTCCCCGAAGTTCCGCAGGGACTGCCATACCTGGAAGGCTTCCCGGCCGGCAAGGCGGTAATGCGCGAAGGTGCCTTCACGGCGGACGTCGACGAGGCGCGCCTGACGGAGTACTTGCAAGTGCTGGCTGGCGTTTGCGACGCTGAGGCCCGCTTCACGCGCGAGTTCCTCCACGGTGCGTTCACTCTGGGCGAGCAGGTCGAGCAGTTCGAGGCGCGCGGGGCTGGCGAGGGCCTTGCCGACCTGGGCAAATTGCTCGTACAGGTCCCGCTTGAAAGGACGGTGATCGCTCACGACACCTCCGATGGTACTGGACGCGGAAGGGTCTCGGGCATGCGGACGGCAACCAGCAACCCTGAAGCGGCGGTCAGCACAGCGACGATCAGCACGGCGGCAGGAATGCTGAGGGCGTCGGCGAGCAGTCCGCCGAGGATCGCTCCAACCGCGAGCCCTCCGTCTCGCCACAGGCGGTACGCGCCAACAGCCGTGCCGCGCCAGGTGGGGTACGAGGCGTCAGCCACGGCGGCGAGCAGGGTCGGGTACACCATGGCAGTGCCCACACCGAGGAGGGCGGCGGACAGCATCCAGGGCACGAAGCCGTTCAGCAGGGCGATCCCGAGCAAAGCGACACCCTGCACGAGCATCCCGGTGACGATGAGGCCCTTGCGTCCCCACGAGTCGCTGAGGGCGCCGGTGAGCAACTGGGCGAAGCCCCACACGGCCGGGTACGTGGCAGCGATGAGGCCGACCTGTACGAGCGGCACGCCCTGCGCGGCGAAGTACACCGGCAGCAGGCCCCAGGCGACGCCGTCGTTCAGGTTGTTCACCAGGCCGGCCTGATTGGCACTGGCAAGCGCGCGGTTCCTCCAGACGCCTTCCCTGAGGAGCGTCAGCAGTGAAGGTGTAGCCCCGGCGGGTGCATTTGCAACGCGGTAGTGGGCGGCCTCAAGACGAGTGTACGGCAGGGTTTCCCGAACGAACAAGGCGGTGAGGGCGAGTCCGGCGGCGGCGAACGCCACGCCGAGGTAAAACGGCTCGGGTCGCAGGCCGTAATTCGCGGCGATGACGCTGGTCAGGTACGCGGACGCGGCGACGGCTAGGTACCCGGCGGCTTCGTTGAGGCCCATCGCGAAGCCTCGGCCTTGCGGTCCGACCAGGTCGATTTTCATGATGACGGTGGTGCTCCAGGTAAGGCCCTGGCTGGCGCCGAGCAAGAGGTTTGCCGCGATGATCCACGACCAGGAGGGGGCGAGCATGATCATCAGGGGGACGGGCAGGGCGAGCAGCCAACCGGCGAGCAGAACGGGCCGGCGTCCGTACTTGTCCCCGAGGCGCCCGGCGAAGAGGTTTGTGATGGCCTTGACGAGGCCGAACGCGGCAACGAACGACAGGATCAGGCTGCTGGAAGTGAGGTTGAATTCCTGTTCGGCGATGAGGGGTGGAACGGTGCGCTCCAGGCCGATCATCGCTCCGACGAAGGCATTCACGGCGACGAGCAGCCAGAACTGCCGGGCGTTCGCACTGAGGCCGAGCCGCAGGGGGACTGCGCTCGTGGTGCGCATGCTCAAGAGACCACTGTGAGACCGCTGTAGTGCGCGCGGACGCGTTCGAAGTTCGCGGGACGCGGTGGGATGTCTTGCAGCATCAGGCGGACGAAGGCGTCCTCGTTGTCGATGCTGAGCGCCTGGTTGTGTCGTCGCTCGAAGCCGATGGTGCTGATGGGATTCCCGCTGAGTTTGCGGCCGCAGACGCTGCCGCTGAACGCACCCGGATAAATCTGCACGTAGTCCGGCAGGGTCTTGAGTCGCTGAGCGCTGTGGTAGAGGGCGCGGGCACCGCTTTCGGGATCGCTGGCGAGTTCGGTACGGCCGAGATCGCCGACCATCAGGGTGTGCCCGGTGAAGGCCAGCCAGGGTTCGGGGGCGCGGGTGTAGTCGGTGACGAGCAGGGTGAGGTGCTCGGGTGTGTGGCCGGGGGTGTGCCAGGTTTGCACGGTGACGTTGCCGAGCTCAAGGATGCTGCCGTCCCGAACGGCATGGAAGGTGAAGCTCGTGGTGGCGCTTTGGTGCAGGACGTACTGGGCGCCGCACGCGGCGGCGAGGTCGCGGGCGGTGCTGCGGTGGTCGGCGTGGAGGTGGGTGTCGATCACGTACTTGATGGTCACGCCGAGTCCAGCGGCTTGCTGAAGGTAGTGCTGGGGTGGGTGGATGGGGTCGATGACGGCGGCTTGTCCTTTGCCGACGCAGCCGAAGAGGTAGGAGATGCCGATGGGGTCGTGGTGGGGGTAGGTGCGGAGGAACATGCGGAACTCCTTGCCAGGTTTCACCTTGTTCTTATATTCAATAAACTATTTGAATACTGTTGTCAAGTTCTCAAGCCTATTGCATGGAACGCAACTACGAGGCCTGGGCACGACACTGCAACCCGCCCGAAGACCATTTTCGAGTGTCCGGCACACCTGCCGCGCACCCGCTCAAAACCCAACTCTCAGCGTGACCGCCGACAGTGTCTCCAGCGCGATATCATCACCGCGTGACCCGTGTGCTGGTGGTGGATGACGAGCCGAGCGTCCGCAAGATCGCCACGGCGTACCTTGAACGCGAAGGCTTTGCCGTGCGGACCGCTGTGGACGGGGAGCAGGCGCTCGAGGAGTTTGCCTCGGGTCGCCCGTCGTTGATCGTACTGGACCTGATGCTGCCCAAGCTCGACGGCTACGAAGTGTGCCGGCGCGTGCGCGAGAAATCGAACGTACCGATCCTGATGCTCACCGCACGTGGCGAGGAGTTCGAGCGGGTACTGGGCCTCGAACTCGGCGCAGACGATTACGTGGTCAAGCCCTTCAGCCCGCGTGAGCTGGTCGCGCGCGTCAAGGCCATTCTGCGCCGCACGGCCGGCGAGGAGGAACCCGCGTCCCTCCAGCATGCCGACCTCCGCGTGGACCCGGTGACGCGTGCGGTGCACGTGGGCGACCAACGGGTGGACCTCAGCGCCATCGAGTTCGATCTGCTCTACACCCTCGCGCAGCAACCGGAGAAGGTCTTTTCGCGTGACGAGCTGATCCGCCGCGTCTGGGGGAATGACTTTCCGGGCGTGGACCGCGTGGTGGACGTCCACATGGTAAGTCTGCGGCGCAAGCTGGGCGAGCGGGGAGACGCGCCCCGCTTCATTCACACGGTCCGCACCATCGGCTACCGTTTCTCCATCCCGGAAGGATGAACAGACCGCAGCGCGAGGTGAGGACGCGGCTTTCAGGCCTGAGTTTGCGTCTGAAACTGCTGCTGTCGTACCTGGCGGTGATCGCGCTCGCCGCGGCGATGCTGATCCTGATCGCGCAGCTGACCGCGCCGCTCTTCTACCGGCAGCACATCGACGAGATGGTGCAGACCTTCGGCATCCAGAACATCCCGGAGATGCGCCGGCAACTCACCGCAGGCTTCAACGGCGCGTTCGGCAGCGCGCTGGTCGTCGCGAGTCTGGTGACGCTGCTGCTGGCCTTCCTGGTGAGTTTTTTCGTGAGCCGCCGCATCATCGAACCGGTGCGGCGCGTGAGCCAGGCGAGCACCCGCATTGCCGCGGGGCACTACGGAGAGCGCCTTCCGGAAGGGGACCACGACGAGCTTGGGGAACTCACCCGTGGTTTCAACCAGATGGCCGCGGCGCTCGAAGCGACCGAGGCCCGCCGGCGGGAACTGATCGGCACGGTCGCACACGAACTGCGCACGCCCCTGGCAGGCATGCGTGGATACACCGAAGGCCTGCTCGACGGCGTGTTCGAAATTCAGGAGGCCGGGCCGGACATCATCCGTGAAATCCGGAGGCTGGAGCGGCTGGTGGACGACCTGTCGCTGGTCACCCGCGCGGAGGACCGCGCCATTCCCATTCACGTGCAGTCGGTCAGCCTGAATGAGGTGGCGCGCGCGACGGTCGCGCAGCTGGCGCGGTCCTTCGAGCGCAAGAGCCTCACGCTGAGCGTGCACGCGCCCGAGGAGGTGCTGGTGCTGGCCGACCCGGACCGGTTCACACAGGTGCTGGTGAATCTGCTGTCGAACGCGCTGCGGCACACCGTGAGTGGGGGTGTGACAGTCAGGATCGAGACGCGCGGGCCCTGGGGAGTGCTGGAGGTCACCGACACCGGAGAGGGTATTACCGAGTCCGACCTGCCGCACGTGTTCGAGCGGTTTTACCGTTCGGACAAGTCGCGTGCGCGGGATGCTGAGGAATCGCTGGGTGCGGGTGTGGGCCTCACCATCAGCCGGCACCTGCTGGAAGCGATGAACGGTGAGATTCACGTGCGCAGCGAGCGGAATACCGGAACGACTTTTACGGTGCACCTTCCCCTCCAGCGGACCGCGTGACCATGCGGCGTTTACCGGCGTTTAACACGTGCCCGTTACTCTGCGCAGCATGACGAACCGCCGGATGACATGGAGCTGCTCGTGAACGCGGCGTTCGTGTTGTGCGCGCTGCTGTTCCTGGTGGGGTTCCTGGCGCTGCTGTGGGCGCTGTGGGACGCGGGACCGCGACAGCACGAAAGGTGGGAGGCGAGCTCCGGTGAGGACCAGGAGGTCACGTGCGGGCAGGGCCGTTGACGTTGCCGGAGTGAACGCTGGGCAGTGAGGTTCAGGGTCCTTGCGAAGCTGAAGCCCAGTGGAGCGCCTCGGCAAGATTTCTTTGGGTTGTGGTCACGTCT harbors:
- a CDS encoding flavin-containing monooxygenase, encoding MSDLLDVLVIGAGQAGLAAGYFLRHTNLRFQLVDAAPEIGHVWQTRYDSLRLFTPAKRNALPGLPFPGDPEHYPGKDDVAGYLRAYARTFALPVQLATRVTRLHARDGTFTAVTDRGALRARQVVIAVGAFGVPFIPPFARHLDPGVLQLHSSAYRHPAQLPAGRVLVVGCGNSGAQIAEELTRTHQVTVALGRRQPRLPQRLLGRDIFDWSDRVRLFDRSVDTPLGAFLRGHDPLIGTNLTARKLKVRPRVTGAVGRVVHFEDGTVASFGAVVWATGYRGGYAWLDLPVLNDRGEPLHARGVTSVPGVYFLGLSWQHTRSSALLGGVGRDAEYLAERIFEEHHRRSARDG
- a CDS encoding ArsR/SmtB family transcription factor, with translation MSDHRPFKRDLYEQFAQVGKALASPARLELLDLLAQSERTVEELAREAGLSVANASQHLQVLRQARLVDVRREGTFAHYRLAGREAFQVWQSLRNFGDARVAEIRQVVRTYLSQRDTLEAVTIDELRERLDDVVILDVRPETEFQAGHIPGARSVPVEQLEDVLPELPREGVIVAYCRGPYCVYSDEAVNLLRQRGFDARRLDVGLPDWRAAGLPVEVN
- a CDS encoding MFS transporter yields the protein MRTTSAVPLRLGLSANARQFWLLVAVNAFVGAMIGLERTVPPLIAEQEFNLTSSSLILSFVAAFGLVKAITNLFAGRLGDKYGRRPVLLAGWLLALPVPLMIMLAPSWSWIIAANLLLGASQGLTWSTTVIMKIDLVGPQGRGFAMGLNEAAGYLAVAASAYLTSVIAANYGLRPEPFYLGVAFAAAGLALTALFVRETLPYTRLEAAHYRVANAPAGATPSLLTLLREGVWRNRALASANQAGLVNNLNDGVAWGLLPVYFAAQGVPLVQVGLIAATYPAVWGFAQLLTGALSDSWGRKGLIVTGMLVQGVALLGIALLNGFVPWMLSAALLGVGTAMVYPTLLAAVADASYPTWRGTAVGAYRLWRDGGLAVGAILGGLLADALSIPAAVLIVAVLTAASGLLVAVRMPETLPRPVPSEVS
- a CDS encoding MBL fold metallo-hydrolase, which encodes MFLRTYPHHDPIGISYLFGCVGKGQAAVIDPIHPPQHYLQQAAGLGVTIKYVIDTHLHADHRSTARDLAAACGAQYVLHQSATTSFTFHAVRDGSILELGNVTVQTWHTPGHTPEHLTLLVTDYTRAPEPWLAFTGHTLMVGDLGRTELASDPESGARALYHSAQRLKTLPDYVQIYPGAFSGSVCGRKLSGNPISTIGFERRHNQALSIDNEDAFVRLMLQDIPPRPANFERVRAHYSGLTVVS
- a CDS encoding response regulator transcription factor, with the translated sequence MTRVLVVDDEPSVRKIATAYLEREGFAVRTAVDGEQALEEFASGRPSLIVLDLMLPKLDGYEVCRRVREKSNVPILMLTARGEEFERVLGLELGADDYVVKPFSPRELVARVKAILRRTAGEEEPASLQHADLRVDPVTRAVHVGDQRVDLSAIEFDLLYTLAQQPEKVFSRDELIRRVWGNDFPGVDRVVDVHMVSLRRKLGERGDAPRFIHTVRTIGYRFSIPEG
- a CDS encoding sensor histidine kinase: MNRPQREVRTRLSGLSLRLKLLLSYLAVIALAAAMLILIAQLTAPLFYRQHIDEMVQTFGIQNIPEMRRQLTAGFNGAFGSALVVASLVTLLLAFLVSFFVSRRIIEPVRRVSQASTRIAAGHYGERLPEGDHDELGELTRGFNQMAAALEATEARRRELIGTVAHELRTPLAGMRGYTEGLLDGVFEIQEAGPDIIREIRRLERLVDDLSLVTRAEDRAIPIHVQSVSLNEVARATVAQLARSFERKSLTLSVHAPEEVLVLADPDRFTQVLVNLLSNALRHTVSGGVTVRIETRGPWGVLEVTDTGEGITESDLPHVFERFYRSDKSRARDAEESLGAGVGLTISRHLLEAMNGEIHVRSERNTGTTFTVHLPLQRTA